In Streptomyces erythrochromogenes, the DNA window TTCGGCAGCGACTCGTTGCGGTACCGCGTGTCGGGTGTCCGGGCCACCAGGGTCAGCGCGTCCTGTGAGACCGTCAGCTCGGAGGCCATGAACGCGCCCGGCTTGTGCTCGCTGCTGACGATGAAGGCGCCACGGCCGTCCAGGCCGGCGCTGACGACCGACATCAGACCGCCGTCGCTCTCGTCGCTGTCCGCCAGCCAGAACACGTTCTTGCCGTTGATGCCGGTCTGGCCCAGGCCCACCGGCTCGTCCAGCTGTTCGGTCAGGACCGCCTTGCCGGTGGCCAGGTCGACCACCTCCACGCCCAGTCGGTACGCGCCGCCCTGCGAGTACAGCTTCGCGTAGGCGATCCTGTTGTCGCTGATGGAAGGCAGTGCCGTCAGAGTGTTCCACTTCTTGCCGTCGGTGAAGACCGGCGCCTTGTCCGTGGGCCGCATGTAGCCGACGTGGCGGCCGCCGAGAACGTCGTACTCCTCGAACACGACCGTGTCCTTCTCCACCCGCAGGCCCGCGACGCCCGTCGTCGAGCTGTAGAGCGTCTTGACCGGGCCGCCCGCCACCGGACGGGAGAGCACGTCGACCGAGGTCGGGCCGTACGCCGTCCACACCACCGTTTTGCCGTCCGTAGCCGGGGCGGTGTGGTAGCGGCCGTCATTGGGGCTGATCACCTTCGGCGCCCCCTTGCCGTCAAGGCGGCCGGCGTAGACCGAGTAGGGCTCGGAGCCGTCGTCGTTGGACTTGGAGGCGGTCCACCAGCCGCCGCCCGCGCCCACCCCGGAGTCCGTGGTGTTCAGCGTCCCGAAGAGGGTGTCGCTGTCGACGCCGAGGGCCTGCTCCCAGCCCGGGACGATGCCGTGGGCGTTGAAGGACCGCTTGACGGTGTTCTGCTGGGCGGAGGTCGCGCCCAGCGCCTTGGCCGCGGCGAGCACCGCGCCCCGCGCCTCGGTGAACCCGTCGATCGGCGTCATGTACTCGGTGACGGCCTTGTAGACGATCTTGTCGGCGAGTGCCCCACCGAGGTCCTCGCGCATGTCCCACAGCGCGCCGGAGAAGATCGTCGAGTTCAGGTGAACGCCGCCGTTGTCGGTGGCGAACGACACGCCCAGGAAGCTCTTCGACGTGGTGGCCCCGTCGTTGAGGTCGCGCAGCGCGCAGTCGGCAGCGGCCTTCGTGCGGCACAGGTCCTCGCCGATCAGGCCTGCGGCCGGATCGCCCATCGGTGTGCCGCTCGCGGTCACGTCGATCGCGTTGCCGAAGTAGTCGGCCAGAGCCTCGTTCAGGGCGCCGGACTGGCCCGCGTAGACCAGGTTCGCCGTGTGCTCGATGACCCCGTGGGTCATCTCGTGGCCCACGACGTCGGTGTCGGCGGACATCGGCCTGAACTCGTCGTCGCCGTTGCCGTAGACCATCTTGGTGCCGTCCCAGAACGCGTTGGCGTAGGGCAGGCCGTAATAGGTCACCCCGACCAGGGAGTTGACCGCCCCACCGGCCCCGTCGAGGCTGTCGCGCCCGAAGTTCTTCTTGTAGAAGTCGTAGACCTGGCCCGCGTTCCAGTGGGCGTCCACGGCCCCCGATTCCGTCGCCGTCCCGCCGAAGGCGGTGGTCGGGGAGGAGAAGATCTTGATGCCCGAAGGCCACTTGCCCGACGTCTCCGACACCGACTTGCCCCGGGCGTCCCAAGTGGACAGCAGGCTCTTCGATGTGGCGCGCATCCGGCCCGCGTCCGCGAGGAGGTAGTTCCCCGCCGCAGGGTCGTAGGCGATGTCCAGCGAGGCCGCGGCGCCGCCGAGCCGGGCGCCGGAACCGGTCTCGGGGACCAGGTTCGGGGGAGCGGCGGGCGGGCCGTCCGCCGTCGCACCCTCCGCGGGCTGACCGGCCGTCCCCGTGGCGGCCTTCGGGGCCGCCAGCGTCTTCAGCGCGCTGTACTGCAGCGCCGGGTAGCCCGAGCGGGCGTCCACGTACACCTCGTCCATGACCGGCGCGCCGGTGCCGGGGGCGGTGCCGCGCACGGTGACGCGGTAGGCGAGTACCCCGCCGCCCTTGGGCAGGACGACGAGTCCCTTGGCCTCGCCGGTCATGCCGGTGGCCGCCGGATCACCCGACTCCGACCGGGGCGCCTGGCTCTTGTCGAGGGTGGCCCCCAGCCGGCGGGCCGTGGCGGCGACTGCGCGGCGGACCGCGACGTCCTCGGCGACCTGGGGGGTGACCTCGGTCTTCAGGGCCGTGAAGTAGTGCCCCGAGGTGCCGGTGACCACGCGCTTGCCGTCCTGCTTCTGCATGCGCACGACGTACTGGCCGCCCAGGACGTCGACTCCGCGGTGCTTCTGCTGCAGCCGGACCGTCTCGTCCTGGGCTCCGGTGGCCGTCGCCGACAGGGTGGCGAGATCGCTGCCCGCCCGCGGGATCTTGTAACGACTCTTGTTCGCCGCGAGGTGTTTGCGGGCCGCGTCGGCCGGGGCGGCCTTGGCGTCCACGGACTCCCGTATGCCCTCGACGAGCACCGGGGTCGCCGTGTCCCGGCCGGGCAGGACGTTCGAGGGGCCGGGGTCCGCGGCCCACGCCGGCGATGCCTGCAAGGTCATTGCGGCGGCCAGCAGAACCGCGATTCCTCCGGCGGATCGGAGCTCTTTCCGCCATATCCGTCGTGCGGTCGGGGTCGGAGCCGACGAACCTGCGCTGTACTTGGGCAAGGGGTCTCCTCAACCATGAGTGCCTGATGCATTGCTGTGAGTCGCCGCCATGCAAGCGCCGCAGGCGGCCGGCGGCCAGAGCCGAGAGCCCCTCAGAAGTGGCCATGCACAGTTGTGGGGGCCCTGTGAAGGCGGTCAAAATCCCCGGCATGATCGAAACCGACCCGCACGACCGGACTCCGGCCCGCACACAGGAAGACAGCAGGGCGACGACCCACACGGCCGCCGGCCCGGCCACCGCCCCAGTCGTCGGCTCGGCCCCCGGCTCGCCCGTCGATCCGGCCGCCGTACTGCGCATCCTCATCCAACGCCGACAGGCCCTCCTGCACCGCGAATCGGCGGAGTTGAGGTCCCTGCGCACCTACGCCGACCGGCTGGCCCACGAGCTACCGCCGACGCCCTCCTTACCCCCCGGTCCCCCGGCCGGTGTAGAGGTCCTCACCGGCACCGAAGCCGTCACGGCCCGCCTCGACACCATGCTCGACTCCGCCGAGACGGAAGTACTCGTCCTCAACCGCAGCGCGCTGACGGCGTCCCGGTCCGCGGG includes these proteins:
- a CDS encoding M4 family metallopeptidase; the protein is MTLQASPAWAADPGPSNVLPGRDTATPVLVEGIRESVDAKAAPADAARKHLAANKSRYKIPRAGSDLATLSATATGAQDETVRLQQKHRGVDVLGGQYVVRMQKQDGKRVVTGTSGHYFTALKTEVTPQVAEDVAVRRAVAATARRLGATLDKSQAPRSESGDPAATGMTGEAKGLVVLPKGGGVLAYRVTVRGTAPGTGAPVMDEVYVDARSGYPALQYSALKTLAAPKAATGTAGQPAEGATADGPPAAPPNLVPETGSGARLGGAAASLDIAYDPAAGNYLLADAGRMRATSKSLLSTWDARGKSVSETSGKWPSGIKIFSSPTTAFGGTATESGAVDAHWNAGQVYDFYKKNFGRDSLDGAGGAVNSLVGVTYYGLPYANAFWDGTKMVYGNGDDEFRPMSADTDVVGHEMTHGVIEHTANLVYAGQSGALNEALADYFGNAIDVTASGTPMGDPAAGLIGEDLCRTKAAADCALRDLNDGATTSKSFLGVSFATDNGGVHLNSTIFSGALWDMREDLGGALADKIVYKAVTEYMTPIDGFTEARGAVLAAAKALGATSAQQNTVKRSFNAHGIVPGWEQALGVDSDTLFGTLNTTDSGVGAGGGWWTASKSNDDGSEPYSVYAGRLDGKGAPKVISPNDGRYHTAPATDGKTVVWTAYGPTSVDVLSRPVAGGPVKTLYSSTTGVAGLRVEKDTVVFEEYDVLGGRHVGYMRPTDKAPVFTDGKKWNTLTALPSISDNRIAYAKLYSQGGAYRLGVEVVDLATGKAVLTEQLDEPVGLGQTGINGKNVFWLADSDESDGGLMSVVSAGLDGRGAFIVSSEHKPGAFMASELTVSQDALTLVARTPDTRYRNESLPKLWQLTTDGSRRERVSCNRGEQNHPAAGTGRQVAWLDATTGSTDLVVRERPAGTC